A single region of the Lycium barbarum isolate Lr01 chromosome 2, ASM1917538v2, whole genome shotgun sequence genome encodes:
- the LOC132626313 gene encoding uncharacterized protein LOC132626313 encodes MRYWNSDDFKKISAINKKNRMSSNNEEGPSLHTGGSVAFAEYRRRQKELTGEDLRSDELYMKTHKTKNEKKWICRKSERIWNLVTKNIKEKVGGTSTLRNEEGLEVDDGDLERNKTTDGEGEGEETSEENDVNLLKTIPEEQLLKTWIETVGGTKKGRIYGLGLKNSLLADSSNANCASASAPNPPNVPTEQIFETL; translated from the exons ATGCGATATTGGAACTCTGACGATTTTAAGAAAATTTCAGCAATCAACAAGAAGAATAGAATGTCATCTAATAATGAAGAAGGTCCTTCCTTACATACTGGAGGATCAGTTGCATTTGCTGAGTACAGAAGACGACAa AAGGAACTAACTGGGGAAGATCTTCGAAGTGATGAATTGTATATGAAGACTCACAAAACAAAAAACGAAAAGAAGTGGATATGTAGGAAGTCAGAAAGGATATGG AATTTAGTTACAAAGAATATTAAGGAGAAGGTTGGTGGAACTTCAACACTAAGGAATGAAGAAGGTCTTGAAGTAGATGATGGAGACCTGGAGAGAAACAAGACAACAGATGGAGAAGGGGAAGGAGAAGAAACTAGCGAAGAAAATGATGTGAATTTGTTGAAAACTATACCGGAGGAGCAACTACTGAAAACTTGGATAGAAACAGTTGGAGGAACAAAAAAAGgaagaatatatggtcttggCCTAAAAAATTCTTTGCTGGCAGATTCATCGAATGCTAACTGTGCGTCCGCTAGTGCTCCTAATCCTCCAAATGTGCCTACCGAACAAATTTTTGAAACACTCTAG